A stretch of DNA from Arachis hypogaea cultivar Tifrunner chromosome 19, arahy.Tifrunner.gnm2.J5K5, whole genome shotgun sequence:
TGTTTTGTATTCCATGAAAAGCGAAAGTGCGGCGTTCAGTTCAGCATGCATTTTGATATAAATATGACAACTACTTCCTTCCTTCCTTCGTTCCTACTTCCCTGATCCTATGAAATTGGTCAAAAACCCAAACACAACAAACTTGAATAAAAAAGAAAGGAGCTATGCTTGAATCCAAATTCAAACCTAAACCATTACACTTGCAATTCTTGCTCATGCTCATTCTCATTCTCCATCAGCATGGCAATGGCACAGAGGCACAGTCCCCGCTCCAGCCGATGAAACCGCTTTCCTCCAACGACAACCCCTGGGACCCTTCAACCTTCCTCTTCATCGCCACCATCCTCGGAACCTTCATATTCCTCGCCGCGTTCGTAGCCTTCCTCCGCCGCTGCACAGAGCCATACTTTACTCAACAACAGAGCAATATCACACACTTGCCCTGTTCCTGCTGCAACGGCGGCATCAGCCCCGACATCCTCGAAACCTTCCCCATCGTGTTCTATTCCAGCATCAAGGACCTCAGAATCCGCAAAGAAGCTCCGCTAGAGTGTGCCGTCTGCCTCACCGAGTTCACCGGCAACGACACTCTTCGGTTGCTTCCACACTGCAACCACGTGTTCCACCCTCCCTGCATCGACGCCTGGCTCTCTTCCCACGTCACCTGCCCCGTTTGCCGCGCCAATCTCAACCAATATCCCTCCCAAGTCGCCATTTCGGTGATAACACAATTGAGCGGCGAGGGagaagaagaacacgaagaagaCGGTTCTGGAAACAGAGCAGAACAGAGCGTGGGTGGCGAGAGCATAATTGAGGGGAGCCCGTTGGCGCGTGACGCGAGTGAGGGACAGCGGAACAACGAAGAAGATAAAGGGATGCCGGAAAGAGCGGCAAAAGGGAAGCTTGGTGGGAAGGGGAGGGTTCTGAAGAGGTCGAATACGACGGGGCACTCGGTGGTGGAGGCAGGAGAGTGTATGGAGAGGTATACGCTGAGGTTGCCGGAGGATGTGAGGAGGTACATTATGGTGAACCATGGGGTGATGATGACGCAGCGTTCGGCGAGCTACAACGCGGCGGAGTGTTCGAAGAAAGGATTGTGTTGGAGTGACACGGAAGGAGGTAGCAGCAGAGGTAAGAAGGGTCAGAGCTCTGTTAGAGGGAAGGGAAGAGTATGGAAGAATAATGGAGGGCAGTGAGTAGTGAGAGTATCAATTTCTGCTCATGCTGCTCTCTCTGTGAACACCCATGGTAGCCACATTATGAATCAACTatgttttttttaagaaaagtatAGATAGAGAATGAAAATATAAAGAATGAATATATTGGATGTTCATTTGTGTGCAgatagttattctaatattaatatttaagtgAGTAATTTAAAAGTATAGTGTGTTTTGATTTGATTAGTGGTTGTTCATATTgtgcaaaaaaaattattggttacttatataatttttttttattattttaatttttttagtcgaatcatatattttttgtttttggatatATTCGCTTTTAATAGCTTACTGATATTGAACGGTAGCAATTAGCAAACATGTACAAATATGAATGCCAGAAAAGATAAGAGAAAGCAATATATATCTTTTTGTTCCATTTGTGGAAATGTTTACGGTGCACTA
This window harbors:
- the LOC112779961 gene encoding E3 ubiquitin-protein ligase ATL6-like, which codes for MKPLSSNDNPWDPSTFLFIATILGTFIFLAAFVAFLRRCTEPYFTQQQSNITHLPCSCCNGGISPDILETFPIVFYSSIKDLRIRKEAPLECAVCLTEFTGNDTLRLLPHCNHVFHPPCIDAWLSSHVTCPVCRANLNQYPSQVAISVITQLSGEGEEEHEEDGSGNRAEQSVGGESIIEGSPLARDASEGQRNNEEDKGMPERAAKGKLGGKGRVLKRSNTTGHSVVEAGECMERYTLRLPEDVRRYIMVNHGVMMTQRSASYNAAECSKKGLCWSDTEGGSSRGKKGQSSVRGKGRVWKNNGGQ